Genomic window (Helianthus annuus cultivar XRQ/B chromosome 3, HanXRQr2.0-SUNRISE, whole genome shotgun sequence):
ctgatttaTTGTTGTTTCAATTACATTTCTCTTTTACTGGTCACGATGATGCCAGATTGTACAATTTTCTGTGCTATGGGTGGTAGCAAGCGTAAGACATGTGTTGACATACTTTTGTATCGGATCAAAAATCGGGTTGCCCCCCCGCGAAGCGTGggtgtaacaccctagttactttAATTAGAGTTTTTTAAACAGTTTTAGTGTTAGGTTTATTGCTGTGCCTTTTAAAGAAGTTTTGTTATATTCCATGTTAAAAGTCAAGAAAAAGTTTCTAAAATGATAACTGATGAGAGATTTTGAAGAGAGGTTAGATGAATGCATTTTAAGGCTATGAATTTGCTGTAAAAGAATTCAAAGTCTATCACAGTCCCACATCGGCAGAGTGAAGAACACaaagatgaagagacattctataTAAACAGCGGCCCAAGAAGAGGAAAAGCATACCTTTCTCGGCCTTTTGGCTAAGATCAAGTGTAGTATCTGTTCTTATCAGTTTAATATCTGATATGTGGGCCATCGGCCCACTCGATATTAATCTTATTTTTTATGGGGAAAGACCCATCACAATAGCTTGCTATTGGGGTCTTTAAGCGTCGCCTTGGTGTTGCACTACTGCCTTGGCCTGGCGCACCCCTCCAAACTTTAGATAAGAATTTTTTGTTAAGAATTTTCTACAATGCCCATGAGATCTGGACAGCCTGTTAGGATGAACTTATAAACAGATGGTTGGAACTAGTGGAATGAGTATGTaaattctttatttaatattatttttgtagGTAGTAGGTGTTATTGATGTAAAGGTTATGAGACAACTGTGAAAGATGGTTTTTGTGATGAGGTTAAGGGCATTATTAGTTAGTGGCTTCTGTAACCACCCGCATTACTTCTAGTTCTTTATGTGTGTGTTCATTTTTTTGACACAATTTTTCGTCATACTAAATTGCAGCTGGATGAATAGAGGCAACATATGAAGAATTGCCAGAATTTTGGATGAGGTGCTACTAATTCttgttacaatttttttttatccgGGTTAGCGTTGTAACTTGAAACAAAATTATCAAGTAACTTGGTGTATCTGTTGCGCTTACATGATTATTTCATTGGAACTTGCACATCTTTCTTACATACCCAAACATCTCCTTCGCCTGATAAATGAATCTGCATCAGTAGGCCCATAAGCTCCTCCATCTGTTGCTTTTCTGAATCGGCATTGGGCGTCCTTGACCAGGCCCAATCCCATAATATCCCACCGTTTTGCCGCCTGTAGCATTTCTGAACTTTCACTCTTTTATCTTTGGCTAATTGATAAACCAAAGGGAATTTATCCCGTAAAAGCTCATCGCCTAGCCATACATCCACCCAAAACATTGTTTTGTCACCCGCTCCTactttgctttttttttttttttttgtaatttcgACGCCCCGCTTGTTTAAATCTTTTTCTACTTCAACGATTGTCTTCCATACACCTGTGAGATCTTTCTTCACTGGTACCATAGATATCCTCCTTTTATTCTTATGGATTGCTTCCACAACTTGTACCCATAATTGGTGCGGCTCCATTTTAAGCCGCCACCACCATTTAACGAGTAAAGCTAAGTTTAGATCCCTTATACTCCCTACCCCAAGCCCACCAAACTTTTTTGAAGTTACAAATTTTCCCACTTGACCCACCTCATCTTTTTGTTTGAGCTACAACCCCCCATAGAAACTTTCTCCGAATGCCTTCTAGTACTTTTACAACAGCGATTGGACACTTGTACAAAGATAGGTAGTAGTTAGGTAAACTACCTAGGACAAATTTTACAAGAACCACACGCCCCGCAAAAGATAAAAGCCTTGCTTTCCAATTCGATAACCTCTTATTAAGAGTGTCGATAACTTCCTTCCAATATATGATACGGTTCATATTGGCACCGACCTTTAACCCCAAATAAGTTAAAGGAAAATTCCCAGCTTTGCAATTAAAAACCTTTGCTAAGTCGGATACCTCTTCCTCATCCACTCCTACGCCAAGAAGTTGACTTTTCCTTGGATTTACTTTTAAACCCGAGACTAGATAATAACATCTTAGGATTCTTTTTAAGTTTTTCAAGTTATTTTCTTCCCAATCCCCAACAAAAATTGAGTCGTCGGCAAAAAACATATGCGTTAGAGTCAACCCATCCCCAGGTAATTTCACACCCATGAAAGTACCCGTTGTTTTTGCCCTTTCCATCATAACATGTAAAGCCTCCATTGCGACGATGAAAAGAAAAGGGGAGAGCGGATCTCCTTGTCGCAACCCCCTTTTGTATTGGAATTCTCTCGTTGGTGCCCCGTTTATAAGTACCGAACCCCAACTAGCAAAAAGGATCCCCATTACCCAATTCCTCCACTTAGAAGGGAAGCCCATGTGAGTTAAAATGGAAATTAGGAATTTCCAATTCAACATGTCGTAGGCTTTTTCTTTGTCCGCCTTAAACACAAAAAtttgagttaattactattttcgtccctgaggtttgtcaaaaataacagtttcagtccattagtttaaaaattgcgaattcagtccattagtttcattttcgtaaccatttcagtccactaacttaactccatccatttattttgttaactttgagttaactaactaattcagggacggtttgcgtcagttttcaaaacacagggacttaagtgtaaactctaaaatattaaaacaaaaaaaaatagtaaattccaaaaaatcaaaaaaaatccaaaaaaccaaacaaattccaaaaaattctaaaaaataataaaaattctaaaaaatcataaaaattctaaaaaaactctaaaaaatctaaaaaatccaa
Coding sequences:
- the LOC110931153 gene encoding uncharacterized protein LOC110931153; this translates as MEALHVMMERAKTTGTFMGVKLPGDGLTLTHMFFADDSIFVGDWEENNLKNLKRILRCYYLVSGLKVNPRKSQLLGVGVDEEEVSDLAKVFNCKAGNFPLTYLGLKVGANMNRIIYWKEVIDTLNKRLSNWKARLLSFAGRVVLVKFVLGSLPNYYLSLYKCPIAVVKVLEGIRRKFLWGVVAQTKR